The Fulvivirga ligni genome window below encodes:
- a CDS encoding YheT family hydrolase yields the protein MKERKETADNDFLDLDWIKKGNNRLVIISHGLEGSSTRPYIKGMARTFSEEGYDVLAWNFRGCSEEMNKQLRFYHSGATEDLDHVFHHAADAGYDEVYLIGFSLGGNLTLKYVGEEGANIDPRIKIAVAFSVPLDLDSSCNTISESSNFIYSSRFLKNLKEKIKRKAAIMPEKLTLTNMPLVKTIRDFDEHYTAPLHGFESASAYYKSCSSINFLESIAIPTLIVNAKNDPFLSEECYPIEKLKNHRHVTFEVPEKGGHVGFTEFNNQKRYWSEKRALRFINNP from the coding sequence ATGAAAGAGAGAAAAGAAACTGCTGACAATGACTTTCTTGACCTTGACTGGATAAAAAAGGGCAATAACAGGCTGGTGATTATCTCCCATGGTCTTGAAGGCAGCTCTACCAGGCCATATATTAAAGGTATGGCTCGCACTTTTTCTGAAGAAGGTTATGACGTGCTGGCCTGGAATTTCCGCGGTTGCAGCGAAGAAATGAACAAACAGCTGAGGTTCTATCATAGTGGAGCCACTGAAGACCTGGACCATGTATTTCACCATGCCGCAGATGCCGGATATGATGAAGTGTACCTTATAGGCTTTAGTCTGGGCGGCAATCTTACCCTTAAATACGTGGGTGAAGAAGGCGCAAATATAGACCCCAGGATAAAGATTGCAGTGGCATTTTCGGTGCCTTTAGATTTAGATAGCAGCTGCAACACCATATCCGAATCCTCCAATTTCATATACTCTAGCCGGTTTCTCAAGAACTTAAAGGAGAAAATAAAGCGCAAAGCGGCCATAATGCCAGAGAAGCTCACATTAACGAATATGCCTTTGGTGAAAACCATACGGGATTTTGATGAACACTACACCGCCCCACTCCATGGGTTTGAAAGCGCATCTGCTTACTATAAAAGTTGTAGCTCCATTAACTTTTTAGAGAGCATAGCCATACCTACTCTGATTGTAAATGCTAAGAATGATCCTTTTCTTTCAGAGGAATGTTATCCCATAGAAAAACTAAAAAATCACCGACATGTCACCTTCGAAGTACCTGAAAAAGGTGGACACGTGGGTTTTACAGAGTTTAACAATCAAAAAAGATATTGGTCAGAAAAGCGGGCCTTACGTTTTATTAATAACCCATAG
- a CDS encoding SOS response-associated peptidase, which produces MGDRYTITGSQAQLAERFHVEIPDNYKPHYNASPTKILPVITQDSKGLSFFYWGQIPDWSKNKSIASKLIYTEMETVTEKASSKKALMERRCIIPADGFYGWKQVSKKGKIPYRFIFDKNQTVSFAGLWEEFEDEEENTVHTFKIITAPSNSNVSPVSTRMPVILTAKEEALWLNSETPEEELVTILKTYPADKMGNYTVSPKISDPAINEAALIEPMAPADQFGNYSLFD; this is translated from the coding sequence ATGGGAGACAGATATACAATTACAGGCAGTCAGGCTCAGCTGGCTGAAAGGTTTCACGTAGAAATACCTGACAACTACAAACCTCATTATAATGCCTCTCCCACTAAAATCCTTCCCGTAATCACTCAAGACAGCAAAGGCCTTTCCTTCTTTTATTGGGGACAGATACCAGACTGGTCAAAGAATAAATCCATTGCCTCGAAGCTCATTTACACAGAAATGGAAACCGTAACCGAAAAGGCATCTTCAAAAAAGGCCTTAATGGAAAGGCGTTGCATTATACCTGCTGATGGTTTTTATGGCTGGAAACAAGTGAGTAAGAAAGGTAAAATCCCCTACCGTTTTATCTTTGATAAAAACCAAACCGTATCCTTCGCTGGCCTCTGGGAAGAATTTGAAGACGAGGAAGAAAACACGGTACACACTTTCAAAATTATTACGGCACCATCAAACAGCAATGTTTCTCCCGTAAGCACCAGAATGCCAGTAATCTTAACCGCTAAGGAAGAAGCTTTATGGCTTAATAGCGAAACCCCAGAGGAAGAGTTAGTAACCATACTTAAAACCTACCCCGCTGACAAGATGGGTAATTACACTGTATCCCCAAAGATTTCAGACCCGGCCATAAACGAAGCAGCCCTCATAGAGCCCATGGCCCCCGCCGACCAGTTCGGTAATTATTCATTGTTTGATTGA